The following coding sequences lie in one Hydrogenophaga sp. PBL-H3 genomic window:
- a CDS encoding ferritin-like domain-containing protein, with amino-acid sequence MQVPAALSSSPFVSLRAQALQALCTGDPDHKVAATHALFEALRAGHTHLEPAERLTPDATLPLPGRPQRPVLIAPVDVPQRSPFTPEGLAMLLHAVAHIEFNAIDLALDAIWRFPDMPAEFYTDWLQVAHEEAIHFGLLRAHLQSLGHDYGDFAAHNSLWEMCLRTQHDVTARMALVPRTMEARGLDATPPMQARLRKVGTPAAMRAVEILDVILRDEIGHVAVGNRWYGWLCERQGIEPLAHYRQLARAHSAPRLKPPFNEPARLAAGFTDAELAAMHQA; translated from the coding sequence ATGCAAGTCCCCGCCGCCCTGTCTTCGTCGCCTTTCGTTTCCCTGCGGGCGCAAGCCCTGCAAGCGCTGTGCACCGGCGACCCGGATCACAAGGTAGCCGCCACCCACGCACTGTTTGAAGCCCTGCGGGCGGGCCACACCCACCTGGAGCCGGCCGAACGCCTCACACCCGACGCCACCCTCCCCCTGCCCGGGCGCCCGCAGCGGCCCGTTCTCATCGCGCCGGTGGACGTGCCTCAGCGCTCGCCCTTCACGCCAGAAGGCCTGGCCATGCTGCTGCACGCGGTGGCGCACATCGAGTTCAACGCGATCGACCTGGCGCTGGACGCCATCTGGCGCTTCCCCGACATGCCCGCCGAGTTCTACACCGACTGGCTCCAGGTGGCCCACGAGGAAGCCATCCACTTCGGCCTGCTGCGCGCGCACCTGCAAAGCCTGGGTCACGACTACGGTGACTTTGCGGCCCACAACAGCCTGTGGGAGATGTGCCTGCGAACGCAGCACGACGTGACCGCGCGCATGGCCCTGGTGCCGCGCACCATGGAAGCCCGGGGCCTGGACGCCACGCCCCCCATGCAGGCCCGCCTGCGCAAGGTGGGCACGCCCGCAGCGATGCGTGCGGTCGAGATCCTCGACGTGATCCTGCGCGACGAGATCGGCCATGTGGCGGTGGGCAACCGCTGGTACGGCTGGCTGTGCGAACGGCAGGGCATCGAGCCGCTCGCGCACTACCGGCAGCTGGCGCGGGCGCATTCGGCGCCGCGGCTGAAGCCGCCGTTCAACGAGCCGGCCCGGCTGGCCGCGGGCTTCACCGACGCCGAGCTGGCCGCAATGCACCAGGCCTGA
- a CDS encoding gamma carbonic anhydrase family protein, with product MALFEIDGMAPRVADTAWVADNAQVIGNVVLGEDSSVWFGVTVRGDTETITIGRGSNVQDGSVLHADVGLPLTIGENVTVGHQVMLHGCTIGDGSLIGIGAVVLNGAKIGKHCLVGAGSLVTEGKEFPDGTMILGSPARVAKTLSPEQIEGLRMSAKHYTDNAERFRKTLKKVG from the coding sequence ATGGCACTTTTTGAAATTGACGGCATGGCCCCACGCGTGGCCGACACGGCCTGGGTGGCCGACAACGCACAGGTCATCGGCAACGTGGTGCTGGGTGAAGACAGCAGCGTGTGGTTTGGTGTCACGGTGCGCGGCGACACCGAGACCATCACGATCGGGCGCGGCAGCAACGTCCAGGACGGCAGCGTGCTGCACGCCGACGTGGGCCTGCCGCTGACCATTGGCGAGAACGTGACCGTGGGCCACCAGGTGATGCTGCACGGCTGCACCATCGGCGACGGCTCGCTCATCGGCATCGGCGCGGTGGTGCTCAACGGTGCCAAGATCGGCAAGCATTGCCTGGTGGGCGCCGGCTCGCTGGTGACCGAAGGCAAGGAATTCCCGGACGGCACCATGATCCTGGGCAGCCCGGCGCGCGTGGCCAAGACGCTCTCGCCCGAACAGATCGAGGGCCTGCGCATGAGCGCGAAGCACTACACCGACAACGCCGAGCGTTTTCGCAAGACCTTGAAAAAGGTCGGCTGA
- a CDS encoding AAA family ATPase — MAAVTVALLGGESSGKTTLGVALAQHLNALGITTTLVPEHLRAWCEREGRAPLAQEQAGIAQEQTRWIEAAANSGAQVVVVDTTALVVSAYSELVFNDTSLHAPALAQQRRIRLTLLMGLDFPWQADGLFREGPAARAAIDAVLRRELHAAGIAFQTVYGSPAERLQHALRAVGVQLGRFLVAGDPMLETGSGRWTCENCSDPECERRLFSGLLGSGSSQHSLGSS; from the coding sequence ATGGCGGCCGTCACGGTGGCACTGCTCGGTGGCGAGTCCAGCGGCAAGACCACACTGGGCGTGGCCCTCGCCCAACACCTCAATGCCCTGGGCATAACCACCACGCTCGTGCCCGAGCACCTGCGCGCCTGGTGCGAACGCGAGGGCCGCGCGCCACTGGCGCAAGAGCAGGCGGGCATCGCCCAAGAACAGACCCGGTGGATCGAGGCGGCCGCGAACAGCGGAGCCCAGGTGGTTGTGGTCGACACCACGGCGCTGGTGGTCTCGGCCTACAGCGAACTCGTGTTCAACGACACCTCGCTGCACGCGCCCGCGCTGGCGCAACAAAGGCGAATCCGGCTCACGCTGCTGATGGGGCTGGACTTCCCCTGGCAAGCCGACGGTCTGTTCCGCGAGGGTCCAGCTGCGCGGGCCGCCATCGACGCCGTGCTGCGCCGCGAGTTGCATGCGGCGGGCATCGCATTCCAGACGGTCTATGGATCGCCAGCGGAGCGACTGCAGCATGCGCTTCGCGCGGTGGGCGTTCAGCTGGGCCGCTTTCTGGTGGCGGGCGATCCGATGCTGGAGACCGGCTCGGGCCGGTGGACCTGCGAGAACTGCAGCGACCCCGAGTGCGAGCGGCGCCTGTTCAGCGGACTGCTGGGTTCTGGTTCGAGCCAGCACTCCCTCGGTTCAAGCTAG
- the hslO gene encoding Hsp33 family molecular chaperone HslO: MSELHKFVFEGLPVRGMLVRLTDAWQEILQRHRDGGGYPTAVTELLGEMTAAATLMQANIKFNGALIMQIMGDGPVKLAVAEVQPDLRLRATATVMGDVAPDAPLSHMVNVTNQGRCAITLDPKDRLPGQQPYQGVVPLYGDQREKLEKLSEVIEHYMLQSEQLDTRLVLAANEHVAAGLLIQRLPLQGSGNLAGQSGARDEDQIGLNEDYNRIAILASSLKREELLTLDADTILHRLFWEEDVRRFEPMTGEDGPRFACTCSRERVSNMLRSLGRDEIESILSEQGQVEVGCEFCGAQYRFDPVDAAQVFLQPEIQQPASDQKH; the protein is encoded by the coding sequence TTGTCCGAACTCCATAAATTCGTCTTTGAAGGCCTGCCGGTGCGCGGCATGCTGGTGCGCCTGACCGACGCTTGGCAAGAAATCCTGCAACGCCACCGCGACGGTGGCGGCTACCCCACGGCCGTGACCGAACTGCTGGGCGAGATGACGGCCGCAGCCACGCTGATGCAGGCCAACATCAAGTTCAACGGCGCGCTCATCATGCAGATCATGGGAGACGGGCCGGTGAAGCTGGCCGTGGCCGAGGTGCAGCCCGATCTGCGCCTGCGCGCCACCGCCACCGTGATGGGTGACGTGGCGCCCGATGCGCCGCTCTCGCACATGGTCAACGTGACGAACCAGGGGCGCTGCGCCATCACGCTCGACCCCAAGGACCGTCTGCCGGGCCAGCAGCCGTACCAGGGCGTGGTGCCCCTGTATGGCGACCAGCGCGAAAAGCTGGAGAAGCTCAGCGAGGTGATCGAGCACTACATGCTGCAGAGCGAGCAGCTCGACACGCGGCTGGTGCTCGCAGCCAACGAACACGTGGCCGCCGGCCTGCTGATCCAGCGCTTGCCATTGCAGGGCAGTGGCAACCTCGCGGGCCAGTCGGGTGCTCGCGACGAAGACCAGATCGGCCTGAACGAAGACTACAACCGCATCGCCATCCTCGCGTCCAGCCTCAAACGGGAAGAGCTGCTCACGCTGGATGCCGACACCATCCTGCACCGACTGTTCTGGGAAGAAGACGTGCGCCGCTTCGAGCCCATGACGGGCGAGGACGGTCCACGCTTTGCTTGCACCTGCTCGCGCGAGCGCGTGAGCAACATGCTGCGCAGCCTGGGCCGTGACGAGATCGAATCGATCTTGAGCGAGCAGGGGCAGGTGGAGGTGGGGTGTGAGTTCTGTGGAGCGCAATACCGGTTTGATCCGGTGGACGCGGCCCAGGTGTTCCTGCAACCCGAAATCCAGCAGCCGGCCAGCGACCAGAAGCACTGA